The proteins below are encoded in one region of Hordeum vulgare subsp. vulgare chromosome 3H, MorexV3_pseudomolecules_assembly, whole genome shotgun sequence:
- the LOC123439902 gene encoding uncharacterized protein LOC123439902, with protein MAPSTSVPRRNHRGSLSGSAHEVGDEPNKWDPPVGQSPHTHDGAALMNFGERRLTSSIMWCTSPSSNSKDCVRRGSRCRQPWNLGVQDGSLVR; from the exons ATGGCCCCTAGCACCAGCGTGCCTCGTCGGAATCACCGTGGTTCCCTGTCCGGAAGCGCGCATGAGGTGGGAGACGAACCCAACAAGTGGGACCCACCTGTCGGTCAGTCACCGCACACCCAtgatggcgctgccttgatg aatTTTGGAGAGAGGAGACTGACTTCAAGTATTATGTGGTGcacatcaccctcctcaaactccaaag attgcgttcggAGAGGATCACGATGTCGTCAACCTTGGAACCTAGGAGTCCAGGAtggcagccttgtgagatag